A single Hippocampus zosterae strain Florida chromosome 17, ASM2543408v3, whole genome shotgun sequence DNA region contains:
- the LOC127589225 gene encoding uncharacterized protein LOC127589225 isoform X3, with protein MLIISNGTGKDWNTKHQCYTDMTTSSKCYVLPPIVLYNIPDVRAYVELDSGPMLAGNNYSLVCDIVNVAPVHKLTVRWLRGNKIVKTVSFSDRSSDDINMTLHNISDSFTISASGDENGQIYTCQAELNLEPGDVFLLNSSMNITVELPGISLVPDSSPVPESSPSPESFLVTESNPVPKSSPVPESSTMPKRGLVPESSPVPEITLTTESNPVPKSSPVPESTTMPKSGLVPESSPVPEITLTTESNPVLVAVISACALVLLVVLAVIFICLNRGKRQGQYSLKNWSDSIPLGNSRVGNSLVT; from the exons ATGCTGATCATCAGCAATGGGACTGGAAAAGACTGGAACACCAAACATCAATGCTACACTGACATGACAACCTCGAGTAAATGTTATGTGCTGCCTCCCATCGTTCTTTACA ATATTCCAGATGTGAGGGCCTACGTGGAGCTGGATTCTGGTCCTATGTTGGCGGGAAACAATTACAGTCTTGTTTGTGACATCGTCAACGTGGCCCCTGTGCACAAGTTGACCGTCAGGTGGCTCCGAGGCAACAAAATTGTAAAAACTGTCAGCTTTAGTGACCGATCATCGGATGACATCAACATGACCCTGCACAACATCTCCGATTCCTTCACCATTTCGGCGAGCGGAGATGAAAACGGCCAAATTTACACCTGCCAAGCTGAGTTGAACCTGGAGCCAGGTGACGTCTTCCTGCTCAACTCTTCCATGAACATCACAGTTGAAT TACCCGGAATCAGCTTGGTCCCTGATAGCAGTCCGGTCCCCGAAAGCAGCCCTTCCCCTGAAAGCTTTCTGGTCACCGAAAGCAATCCAGTCCCCAAAAGCAGCCCAGTCCCTGAAAGCAGCACGATGCCCAAAAGAG GTCTGGTCCCCGAAAGCAGTCCAGTCCCCGAAATCACTCTGACCACCGAAAGCAATCCAGTCCCCAAAAGCAGCCCAGTCCCTGAAAGCACCACGATGCCCAAAAGTGGTCTGGTCCCTGAAAGCAGTCCAGTCCCCGAAATCACTCTGACCACCGAAAGCAATCCAGTCCTTGTGGCAGTCATTTCGGCGTGTGCACTCGTGTTGCTTGTGGTCCTCGCTGTGATCTTTATCTGCTTGAACAGGGGCAAGCGACAGGGACAGTACAGTTTGAAGAACTGGTCTGACAGCATCCCCCTCGGAAACAGCCGTGTTGGGAACAGTTTGGTGACATAG
- the LOC127589225 gene encoding uncharacterized protein LOC127589225 isoform X5, with amino-acid sequence MLIISNGTGKDWNTKHQCYTDMTTSSKCYVLPPIVLYNIPDVRAYVELDSGPMLAGNNYSLVCDIVNVAPVHKLTVRWLRGNKIVKTVSFSDRSSDDINMTLHNISDSFTISASGDENGQIYTCQAELNLEPGDVFLLNSSMNITVELPGISLVPDSSLVPESSPVPESNPIPESSLVPESSLVPESSPVPEITLTTESNPVPKSSPVPESTTMPKSGLVPESSPVPEITLTTESNPVLVAVISACALVLLVVLAVIFICLNRGKRQGQYSLKNWSDSIPLGNSRVGNSLVT; translated from the exons ATGCTGATCATCAGCAATGGGACTGGAAAAGACTGGAACACCAAACATCAATGCTACACTGACATGACAACCTCGAGTAAATGTTATGTGCTGCCTCCCATCGTTCTTTACA ATATTCCAGATGTGAGGGCCTACGTGGAGCTGGATTCTGGTCCTATGTTGGCGGGAAACAATTACAGTCTTGTTTGTGACATCGTCAACGTGGCCCCTGTGCACAAGTTGACCGTCAGGTGGCTCCGAGGCAACAAAATTGTAAAAACTGTCAGCTTTAGTGACCGATCATCGGATGACATCAACATGACCCTGCACAACATCTCCGATTCCTTCACCATTTCGGCGAGCGGAGATGAAAACGGCCAAATTTACACCTGCCAAGCTGAGTTGAACCTGGAGCCAGGTGACGTCTTCCTGCTCAACTCTTCCATGAACATCACAGTTGAAT TACCCGGAATCAGCTTGGTCCCTGATAGCA GTCTGGTCCCCGAAAGCAGTCCGGTCCCTGAAAGCAATCCAATCCCCGAAAGCAGCCTGGTCCCTGAAAGCA GTCTGGTCCCCGAAAGCAGTCCAGTCCCCGAAATCACTCTGACCACCGAAAGCAATCCAGTCCCCAAAAGCAGCCCAGTCCCTGAAAGCACCACGATGCCCAAAAGTGGTCTGGTCCCTGAAAGCAGTCCAGTCCCCGAAATCACTCTGACCACCGAAAGCAATCCAGTCCTTGTGGCAGTCATTTCGGCGTGTGCACTCGTGTTGCTTGTGGTCCTCGCTGTGATCTTTATCTGCTTGAACAGGGGCAAGCGACAGGGACAGTACAGTTTGAAGAACTGGTCTGACAGCATCCCCCTCGGAAACAGCCGTGTTGGGAACAGTTTGGTGACATAG
- the LOC127589225 gene encoding uncharacterized protein LOC127589225 isoform X4: MLIISNGTGKDWNTKHQCYTDMTTSSKCYVLPPIVLYNIPDVRAYVELDSGPMLAGNNYSLVCDIVNVAPVHKLTVRWLRGNKIVKTVSFSDRSSDDINMTLHNISDSFTISASGDENGQIYTCQAELNLEPGDVFLLNSSMNITVELPGISLVPDSSLVPESSPVPESNPIPESSLVPESSPVLESSPSPESSLVPESSPVPEITLTTESNPVPKSSPVPESTTMPKSGLVPESSPVPEITLTTESNPVLVAVISACALVLLVVLAVIFICLNRGKRQGQYSLKNWSDSIPLGNSRVGNSLVT, encoded by the exons ATGCTGATCATCAGCAATGGGACTGGAAAAGACTGGAACACCAAACATCAATGCTACACTGACATGACAACCTCGAGTAAATGTTATGTGCTGCCTCCCATCGTTCTTTACA ATATTCCAGATGTGAGGGCCTACGTGGAGCTGGATTCTGGTCCTATGTTGGCGGGAAACAATTACAGTCTTGTTTGTGACATCGTCAACGTGGCCCCTGTGCACAAGTTGACCGTCAGGTGGCTCCGAGGCAACAAAATTGTAAAAACTGTCAGCTTTAGTGACCGATCATCGGATGACATCAACATGACCCTGCACAACATCTCCGATTCCTTCACCATTTCGGCGAGCGGAGATGAAAACGGCCAAATTTACACCTGCCAAGCTGAGTTGAACCTGGAGCCAGGTGACGTCTTCCTGCTCAACTCTTCCATGAACATCACAGTTGAAT TACCCGGAATCAGCTTGGTCCCTGATAGCA GTCTGGTCCCCGAAAGCAGTCCGGTCCCTGAAAGCAATCCAATCCCCGAAAGCAGCCTGGTCCCTGAAAGCAGTCCGGTCCTCGAAAGCAGCCCTTCCCCTGAAAGCA GTCTGGTCCCCGAAAGCAGTCCAGTCCCCGAAATCACTCTGACCACCGAAAGCAATCCAGTCCCCAAAAGCAGCCCAGTCCCTGAAAGCACCACGATGCCCAAAAGTGGTCTGGTCCCTGAAAGCAGTCCAGTCCCCGAAATCACTCTGACCACCGAAAGCAATCCAGTCCTTGTGGCAGTCATTTCGGCGTGTGCACTCGTGTTGCTTGTGGTCCTCGCTGTGATCTTTATCTGCTTGAACAGGGGCAAGCGACAGGGACAGTACAGTTTGAAGAACTGGTCTGACAGCATCCCCCTCGGAAACAGCCGTGTTGGGAACAGTTTGGTGACATAG
- the LOC127589225 gene encoding uncharacterized protein LOC127589225 isoform X2 produces the protein MLIISNGTGKDWNTKHQCYTDMTTSSKCYVLPPIVLYNIPDVRAYVELDSGPMLAGNNYSLVCDIVNVAPVHKLTVRWLRGNKIVKTVSFSDRSSDDINMTLHNISDSFTISASGDENGQIYTCQAELNLEPGDVFLLNSSMNITVELPGISLVPDSSPVPESSPSPESFLVTESNPVPKSSPVPESSTMPKRGLVPESSPVPESNPIPESSLVPESSLVPESSPVPEITLTTESNPVPKSSPVPESTTMPKSGLVPESSPVPEITLTTESNPVLVAVISACALVLLVVLAVIFICLNRGKRQGQYSLKNWSDSIPLGNSRVGNSLVT, from the exons ATGCTGATCATCAGCAATGGGACTGGAAAAGACTGGAACACCAAACATCAATGCTACACTGACATGACAACCTCGAGTAAATGTTATGTGCTGCCTCCCATCGTTCTTTACA ATATTCCAGATGTGAGGGCCTACGTGGAGCTGGATTCTGGTCCTATGTTGGCGGGAAACAATTACAGTCTTGTTTGTGACATCGTCAACGTGGCCCCTGTGCACAAGTTGACCGTCAGGTGGCTCCGAGGCAACAAAATTGTAAAAACTGTCAGCTTTAGTGACCGATCATCGGATGACATCAACATGACCCTGCACAACATCTCCGATTCCTTCACCATTTCGGCGAGCGGAGATGAAAACGGCCAAATTTACACCTGCCAAGCTGAGTTGAACCTGGAGCCAGGTGACGTCTTCCTGCTCAACTCTTCCATGAACATCACAGTTGAAT TACCCGGAATCAGCTTGGTCCCTGATAGCAGTCCGGTCCCCGAAAGCAGCCCTTCCCCTGAAAGCTTTCTGGTCACCGAAAGCAATCCAGTCCCCAAAAGCAGCCCAGTCCCTGAAAGCAGCACGATGCCCAAAAGAGGTCTGGTCCCCGAAAGCAGTCCGGTCCCTGAAAGCAATCCAATCCCCGAAAGCAGCCTGGTCCCTGAAAGCA GTCTGGTCCCCGAAAGCAGTCCAGTCCCCGAAATCACTCTGACCACCGAAAGCAATCCAGTCCCCAAAAGCAGCCCAGTCCCTGAAAGCACCACGATGCCCAAAAGTGGTCTGGTCCCTGAAAGCAGTCCAGTCCCCGAAATCACTCTGACCACCGAAAGCAATCCAGTCCTTGTGGCAGTCATTTCGGCGTGTGCACTCGTGTTGCTTGTGGTCCTCGCTGTGATCTTTATCTGCTTGAACAGGGGCAAGCGACAGGGACAGTACAGTTTGAAGAACTGGTCTGACAGCATCCCCCTCGGAAACAGCCGTGTTGGGAACAGTTTGGTGACATAG
- the LOC127589225 gene encoding E3 ubiquitin-protein ligase RNF12-B-like isoform X1 — translation MLIISNGTGKDWNTKHQCYTDMTTSSKCYVLPPIVLYNIPDVRAYVELDSGPMLAGNNYSLVCDIVNVAPVHKLTVRWLRGNKIVKTVSFSDRSSDDINMTLHNISDSFTISASGDENGQIYTCQAELNLEPGDVFLLNSSMNITVELPGISLVPDSSPVPESSPSPESFLVTESNPVPKSSPVPESSTMPKRGLVPESSPVPESNPIPESSLVPESSPVLESSPSPESSLVPESSPVPEITLTTESNPVPKSSPVPESTTMPKSGLVPESSPVPEITLTTESNPVLVAVISACALVLLVVLAVIFICLNRGKRQGQYSLKNWSDSIPLGNSRVGNSLVT, via the exons ATGCTGATCATCAGCAATGGGACTGGAAAAGACTGGAACACCAAACATCAATGCTACACTGACATGACAACCTCGAGTAAATGTTATGTGCTGCCTCCCATCGTTCTTTACA ATATTCCAGATGTGAGGGCCTACGTGGAGCTGGATTCTGGTCCTATGTTGGCGGGAAACAATTACAGTCTTGTTTGTGACATCGTCAACGTGGCCCCTGTGCACAAGTTGACCGTCAGGTGGCTCCGAGGCAACAAAATTGTAAAAACTGTCAGCTTTAGTGACCGATCATCGGATGACATCAACATGACCCTGCACAACATCTCCGATTCCTTCACCATTTCGGCGAGCGGAGATGAAAACGGCCAAATTTACACCTGCCAAGCTGAGTTGAACCTGGAGCCAGGTGACGTCTTCCTGCTCAACTCTTCCATGAACATCACAGTTGAAT TACCCGGAATCAGCTTGGTCCCTGATAGCAGTCCGGTCCCCGAAAGCAGCCCTTCCCCTGAAAGCTTTCTGGTCACCGAAAGCAATCCAGTCCCCAAAAGCAGCCCAGTCCCTGAAAGCAGCACGATGCCCAAAAGAGGTCTGGTCCCCGAAAGCAGTCCGGTCCCTGAAAGCAATCCAATCCCCGAAAGCAGCCTGGTCCCTGAAAGCAGTCCGGTCCTCGAAAGCAGCCCTTCCCCTGAAAGCA GTCTGGTCCCCGAAAGCAGTCCAGTCCCCGAAATCACTCTGACCACCGAAAGCAATCCAGTCCCCAAAAGCAGCCCAGTCCCTGAAAGCACCACGATGCCCAAAAGTGGTCTGGTCCCTGAAAGCAGTCCAGTCCCCGAAATCACTCTGACCACCGAAAGCAATCCAGTCCTTGTGGCAGTCATTTCGGCGTGTGCACTCGTGTTGCTTGTGGTCCTCGCTGTGATCTTTATCTGCTTGAACAGGGGCAAGCGACAGGGACAGTACAGTTTGAAGAACTGGTCTGACAGCATCCCCCTCGGAAACAGCCGTGTTGGGAACAGTTTGGTGACATAG
- the LOC127590364 gene encoding uncharacterized protein LOC127590364, whose translation MFSKYLKVSCHPVSIRCKSNISHVWDTLWNEAKERIEKRLFTVVTGEPLEELSSNHHRYDDFPHFEECYILPPIVFYSTPNVTVLIDSDVSLSLGDTLVLTCHVTNVAPVQHLTIRWLRGDRLERTASYSERSINNSNVIQYNIFDSMAVPLNKEENGEMYTCQAELNLESYTVIRRNASIRVSAESLLDFDQWDFNFALFCEMDLYPHGGHVCKAARNHSSKRMHFKIYLMESAL comes from the exons ATGTTCTCGAAATACCTGAAAGTATCTTGTCACCCAGTGTCCATTCGCTGCAAGAGCAACATTAGTCACGTTTGGGACACGCTCTGGAACGAAGCAAAGGAAAGAATCGAAAAACGTCTGTTCACCGTGGTCACCGGTGAACCATTGGAGGAGTTGAGCTCAAACCATCATCGTTACGATGATTTTCCACACTTCGAGGAATGTTACATTCTGCCTCCTATCGTTTTTTACA GCACTCCAAATGTGACGGTCTTGATTGATTCAGATGTTAGTCTGTCTCTGGGTGACACTCTCGTGCTTACTTGTCATGTCACCAACGTGGCCCCGGTGCAACATTTGACCATCAGGTGGCTGCGAGGCGACCGACTCGAACGCACTGCCAGCTATTCTGAGCGCTCAATCAACAATTCCAATGTGATCCAGTATAACATCTTCGATTCCATGGCCGTTCCTctgaacaaagaagaaaacggaGAAATGTACACTTGCCAAGCTGAGTTGAACCTGGAGTCATACACCGTCATCCGCCGCAACGCTTCCATTCGCGTCTCGGCTGAAT CTCTTCTGGATTTCGATCAATGGGATTTCAATTTCGCTCTCTTCTGTGAAATGGATCTGTATCCTCATGGGGGGCACGTTTGTAAAGCCGCCAGGAACCATTCGAGCAAAAGGATGCATTTCAAGATTTATCTCATGGAA TCTGCCCTGTAG